A window of Clavibacter michiganensis contains these coding sequences:
- a CDS encoding ABC transporter permease produces the protein MTDDTTRPEGQAPEDPSAGQLPASGREAGSVGDPTRSEAPAGVQAVATAAPADGDGPEGSRAGQVLREIASGSALLSVLAVVLSLIVGALLIAVTDEETQKAAGYFFSRPLDTLRAGWDAASGAYSALFQGSIYNFRRPGFANGIKPLTETLTFATPLIAAGLGVALAFRVGLFNIGARGQMLIAAACAGWVGFGFDLPPVIHLVLAVAAGIVGGAVWGGIVGLLKARTGAHEVIVTIMLNYVAFYLLSYLLRTPGLLQAPGSNNPKTPAMAENAIFPALLGDGYSLHAGFLVVVVATVIVWYLLNRSGLGFRFRAVGENPSAARVAGIDVKNSYLYAMLISGGLAGLAGASQVLGTVTTGFSSGIDAGIGFDAITVALLGRSRPWGVFVAGILFGAFKAGGFSMQAAEGVPIDIVVVVQSLIVLFIAAPPLVRAVFRLPAPGQARRTTRTRKAAIAS, from the coding sequence ATGACCGACGACACCACCCGTCCCGAGGGCCAGGCGCCCGAGGACCCGTCCGCGGGGCAGCTGCCCGCATCCGGTCGCGAGGCCGGATCGGTGGGCGACCCCACGCGCTCGGAGGCGCCCGCGGGCGTGCAGGCCGTGGCGACGGCCGCTCCCGCCGACGGCGACGGACCCGAGGGATCCCGCGCCGGCCAGGTCCTCCGCGAGATCGCGTCGGGCAGCGCGCTGCTGTCCGTCCTCGCGGTCGTCCTCTCGCTCATCGTGGGCGCGCTGCTCATCGCCGTCACGGACGAGGAGACGCAGAAGGCGGCAGGCTACTTCTTCAGCCGACCGCTCGACACGCTCCGCGCGGGCTGGGACGCCGCCTCCGGCGCCTACTCCGCGCTCTTCCAGGGGTCGATCTACAACTTCCGCCGGCCGGGCTTCGCGAACGGCATCAAGCCGCTCACCGAGACGCTGACCTTCGCGACCCCGCTCATCGCGGCCGGCCTCGGCGTCGCCCTCGCGTTCCGCGTGGGCCTGTTCAACATCGGCGCCCGCGGCCAGATGCTCATCGCGGCGGCGTGCGCCGGCTGGGTCGGCTTCGGCTTCGACCTGCCGCCCGTGATCCACCTGGTGCTCGCCGTCGCCGCGGGCATCGTGGGCGGCGCGGTCTGGGGCGGGATCGTCGGCCTCCTCAAGGCGCGCACGGGCGCGCACGAGGTGATCGTCACGATCATGCTCAACTACGTCGCGTTCTACCTGCTCTCGTACCTGCTCCGGACGCCCGGCCTGCTGCAGGCGCCCGGCTCGAACAACCCGAAGACCCCGGCGATGGCCGAGAACGCGATCTTCCCGGCCCTCCTCGGCGACGGCTACTCGCTGCATGCGGGCTTCCTCGTGGTCGTCGTCGCGACGGTGATCGTCTGGTACCTCCTCAACCGCTCGGGCCTCGGCTTCCGCTTCCGCGCGGTGGGCGAGAACCCGAGCGCCGCGCGGGTGGCCGGCATCGACGTCAAGAACTCGTACCTCTACGCCATGCTCATCTCCGGCGGCCTCGCGGGCCTCGCGGGGGCCAGCCAGGTGCTCGGCACGGTCACGACGGGCTTCAGCTCGGGGATCGACGCGGGCATCGGCTTCGACGCCATCACGGTGGCGCTGCTCGGCCGCAGCCGGCCGTGGGGCGTCTTCGTCGCGGGGATCCTGTTCGGCGCGTTCAAGGCCGGCGGCTTCTCGATGCAGGCGGCCGAGGGCGTGCCCATCGACATCGTCGTGGTCGTCCAGTCGCTCATCGTCCTGTTCATCGCGGCGCCCCCGCTCGTGCGGGCGGTCTTCCGCCTGCCCGCGCCGGGCCAGGCGCGTCGCACCACCCGGACCCGGAAGGCGGCGATCGCCTCATGA
- a CDS encoding ABC transporter permease, with the protein MTATTPTQSASPAPHDPAAAALERAVATSWKAPVAFGVFTVIALVLFVLLGREGSSTFGLSTGTDLIQLAPLVLPTAATGVAVTVVLAALTVVSAVLVRRSAKVPLWFTVVFAILFLVAFLTWASAGQTIPVPGLLVGTVALSVPLIFGALGGVLSERVGVVNVAIEGQLLAGAFVSAVVASLTGQPLIGLASAMVAGMLVSFVLAAFAIKYLVDQVIVGVVLNVLVTGLTSFLFSQVLSADPGRLNSPPRFDRIDIPILGQIPIIGPVLFRQTIIVYVMYVAVFLVWYCLFHTRWGLRLRAVGEHPQAADTVGIKVSATRFWNVSLAGAIAGLGGAFFTLGSVGAFNKEMTAGAGFIALAAVIFGRWDPLRATLAALLFGFASNLQNVLGVIGSPVPSEFMLMLPYVVTIAAVAGLVGQVRGPAAAGKPYVKS; encoded by the coding sequence ATGACCGCGACGACCCCCACGCAGTCGGCGTCACCCGCGCCGCACGACCCCGCGGCCGCAGCGCTCGAGCGCGCCGTCGCCACCAGCTGGAAGGCGCCCGTCGCCTTCGGCGTCTTCACCGTGATCGCCCTCGTCCTGTTCGTGCTGCTCGGACGCGAGGGGTCGAGCACGTTCGGCCTCTCCACGGGGACGGACCTCATCCAGCTCGCGCCGCTCGTGCTGCCGACCGCCGCCACCGGGGTCGCCGTCACCGTGGTCCTCGCCGCGCTCACGGTGGTGTCCGCCGTGCTGGTGCGCCGGTCGGCGAAGGTGCCGCTCTGGTTCACCGTCGTGTTCGCGATCCTGTTCCTCGTCGCGTTCCTGACCTGGGCGTCCGCGGGCCAGACGATCCCGGTGCCCGGCCTCCTGGTGGGCACGGTCGCCCTGTCGGTGCCGCTCATCTTCGGCGCGCTCGGCGGCGTGCTCTCGGAGCGCGTCGGCGTCGTCAACGTCGCGATCGAGGGCCAGCTGCTGGCGGGCGCGTTCGTGTCCGCGGTGGTGGCCTCCCTCACGGGGCAGCCGCTCATCGGCCTGGCGTCCGCGATGGTCGCCGGCATGTTGGTCTCGTTCGTGCTCGCGGCCTTCGCGATCAAGTACCTGGTCGACCAGGTCATCGTCGGCGTCGTGCTCAACGTGCTGGTCACGGGCCTCACGAGCTTCCTCTTCTCGCAGGTGCTGTCCGCCGACCCGGGGCGCCTCAACTCGCCGCCGCGCTTCGACCGCATCGACATCCCGATCCTCGGCCAGATCCCGATCATCGGTCCCGTGCTGTTCCGGCAGACGATCATCGTCTACGTCATGTACGTGGCCGTGTTCCTCGTCTGGTACTGCCTCTTCCACACGCGCTGGGGTCTCCGCCTCCGCGCGGTGGGCGAGCACCCGCAGGCCGCCGACACCGTGGGCATCAAGGTCTCCGCGACCCGGTTCTGGAACGTCTCCCTCGCGGGTGCCATCGCGGGCCTGGGCGGCGCGTTCTTCACGCTCGGGTCCGTCGGCGCGTTCAACAAGGAGATGACGGCGGGCGCCGGGTTCATCGCGCTGGCCGCGGTCATCTTCGGCCGGTGGGATCCGCTGCGCGCCACGCTCGCGGCCCTCCTGTTCGGCTTCGCCAGCAACCTGCAGAACGTCCTCGGCGTCATCGGGTCGCCGGTGCCGAGCGAGTTCATGCTGATGCTGCCGTACGTCGTGACCATCGCCGCCGTCGCGGGCCTCGTGGGGCAGGTGCGCGGACCCGCCGCCGCCGGCAAGCCCTACGTGAAGTCGTGA
- a CDS encoding cytidine deaminase, with protein MSAVEPGGSGGIDWGSLREAAHEAMGRAYVPYSRFPVGVAAIATDGRVITGCNVENASYGLTLCAECALVSVLHLTGGGQLVAFTCVDGDGNILMPCGRCRQLLFEHAVPGMLLETVSGIRTIDEVLPDAFGPSTLNAYGDRS; from the coding sequence GTGAGCGCCGTGGAGCCCGGCGGGTCGGGCGGCATCGACTGGGGATCCCTGCGCGAGGCGGCGCACGAGGCCATGGGCCGCGCGTACGTGCCGTACTCCCGCTTCCCCGTGGGCGTCGCGGCCATCGCCACGGACGGCCGCGTCATCACCGGCTGCAACGTGGAGAACGCGTCCTACGGCCTGACCCTCTGCGCCGAGTGCGCGCTCGTCTCGGTCCTGCACCTCACGGGCGGCGGTCAGCTCGTCGCCTTCACGTGCGTGGACGGCGACGGGAACATCCTCATGCCGTGCGGGCGCTGCCGGCAGCTGCTGTTCGAGCACGCGGTGCCGGGCATGCTCCTGGAGACCGTGTCCGGGATCCGCACGATCGACGAGGTCCTGCCGGACGCGTTCGGCCCGAGCACGCTGAACGCGTACGGGGACCGCTCGTGA
- a CDS encoding thymidine phosphorylase produces the protein MSGAFDVVDLIRTKRDGGRLSTAEIDWLVAAYTDRYVADEQMAALAMAILLRGMDRTEIRDLTLAMIASGETLDFSQLGKPTVDKHSTGGVGDKITLPLMPLVASYGVAVPQLSGRGLGHTGGTLDKLESIPGWRADLSTEEMVRQMQDHGGVICAAGSGLAPADKRLYALRDTTGTVEAIPLIASSIMSKKIAEGTGALVLDVKFGSGAFMTDIDRSRELARTMVELGTDAGVRTTALLTDMDVPLGLAIGNANEVRESVEVLAGGGPADVVELTLALAREMLAAVGIPDADVDVALRDGRAMDSWRATVRAQGGDPDAAMPMARETHVVTAERDGVLVQQDALPFGIAAWRLGAGRARQGDAVQHAAGVDLHAKPGDRVRRGDPLFTLSTDEPERFARALESLEGAYRVGDPEEHVARGPLVRERITAEG, from the coding sequence GTGAGCGGCGCGTTCGACGTCGTCGACCTGATCCGCACCAAGCGCGACGGCGGACGCCTCTCGACCGCCGAGATCGACTGGCTCGTGGCGGCGTACACCGACCGCTACGTCGCGGACGAGCAGATGGCCGCGCTCGCGATGGCGATCCTCCTGCGCGGCATGGACCGCACCGAGATCCGCGACCTCACGCTCGCGATGATCGCGAGCGGCGAGACGCTCGACTTCTCGCAGCTCGGCAAGCCCACGGTCGACAAGCACTCCACGGGCGGCGTGGGCGACAAGATCACCCTCCCGCTCATGCCGCTGGTCGCCTCCTACGGCGTCGCGGTGCCGCAGCTCTCGGGCCGCGGCCTCGGCCACACGGGCGGCACGCTCGACAAGCTCGAGTCGATCCCCGGCTGGCGCGCCGACCTCTCGACGGAGGAGATGGTGCGCCAGATGCAGGACCACGGCGGCGTGATCTGCGCGGCCGGCAGCGGCCTCGCCCCCGCCGACAAGCGCCTCTACGCGCTGCGCGACACCACGGGCACGGTCGAGGCGATCCCGCTCATCGCCTCCAGCATCATGAGCAAGAAGATCGCCGAGGGCACGGGCGCGCTCGTGCTCGACGTGAAGTTCGGTTCCGGCGCCTTCATGACCGACATCGACCGGTCGCGCGAGCTCGCGCGCACCATGGTCGAGCTCGGCACCGACGCCGGGGTGCGGACCACCGCGCTCCTCACCGACATGGACGTGCCCCTCGGGCTCGCCATCGGCAACGCCAACGAGGTGCGCGAGTCCGTCGAGGTGCTCGCGGGCGGCGGCCCCGCCGACGTCGTGGAGCTCACGCTGGCGCTCGCGCGGGAGATGCTCGCCGCGGTCGGGATCCCCGACGCCGACGTCGACGTCGCCCTCCGCGACGGCCGGGCCATGGACTCGTGGCGCGCCACCGTGCGCGCGCAGGGCGGGGATCCGGATGCCGCGATGCCCATGGCGCGCGAGACCCATGTGGTCACCGCCGAGCGCGACGGCGTGCTCGTGCAGCAGGACGCCCTCCCGTTCGGCATCGCCGCCTGGCGCCTCGGCGCCGGACGCGCGCGCCAGGGCGACGCCGTGCAGCACGCCGCGGGCGTCGACCTGCACGCCAAGCCGGGGGACCGCGTCCGCCGCGGCGACCCGCTGTTCACGCTCTCCACCGACGAGCCCGAGCGGTTCGCCCGCGCGCTGGAGTCGCTCGAGGGCGCGTACCGCGTCGGCGATCCGGAGGAGCACGTCGCGCGCGGCCCGCTCGTGCGGGAGCGCATCACCGCCGAGGGCTGA
- a CDS encoding nucleoside hydrolase: protein MPTKILIDCDPGHDDALALMLAHGSPEVELVGITTVAGNQTLEKVTRNALAVATVAGIHGVPVAAGCARPLVRPVMTAPEIHGESGLDGPELPEPTVALDPRHAVDLIIETVMAHAPGEITLVPLGALTNIALAVRREPRIVERVKEVVLMGGGYHHGNRTAVAEFNVAVDPEAAHIVFGEAWPVTMVGLDLTYQATATPEVMARIAALGTPAARFVVDSMESYGRAYHDRQDFPSPPVHDPCAVARVIDPRLVSVRRAPISVELTGTHTTGMTVADLRRPAPADCTTQVAVELDHAGFWDVVVDALQRIG from the coding sequence ATGCCCACCAAGATCCTGATCGACTGCGACCCGGGGCACGACGACGCCCTCGCCCTGATGCTCGCGCACGGGAGCCCCGAGGTGGAGCTCGTCGGCATCACCACCGTGGCGGGGAACCAGACGCTCGAGAAGGTGACGCGGAACGCGCTCGCGGTCGCGACCGTCGCGGGGATCCACGGCGTGCCGGTCGCCGCGGGCTGCGCGCGTCCGCTCGTGCGGCCCGTGATGACGGCGCCCGAGATCCACGGCGAGTCCGGGCTCGACGGGCCCGAGCTGCCGGAGCCGACCGTGGCGCTGGATCCGCGGCACGCGGTGGACCTCATCATCGAGACGGTCATGGCGCACGCGCCCGGCGAGATCACGCTGGTGCCGCTCGGCGCGCTGACGAACATCGCGCTGGCCGTGCGCCGGGAGCCGCGCATCGTCGAGCGCGTGAAGGAGGTCGTGCTCATGGGCGGCGGCTACCACCACGGCAACCGCACGGCCGTCGCGGAGTTCAACGTCGCGGTGGACCCCGAGGCCGCGCACATCGTGTTCGGAGAGGCGTGGCCCGTGACGATGGTCGGCCTCGACCTCACCTACCAGGCGACGGCGACCCCCGAGGTCATGGCGCGCATCGCCGCCCTCGGCACGCCGGCCGCGCGGTTCGTCGTCGACTCGATGGAGTCGTACGGCCGGGCGTACCACGACCGCCAGGACTTCCCGAGCCCGCCCGTGCACGACCCGTGCGCCGTCGCGCGCGTGATCGACCCGCGCCTCGTGAGCGTCCGGCGCGCGCCGATCTCCGTGGAGCTGACGGGCACGCACACGACCGGGATGACCGTCGCGGACCTGCGCCGGCCGGCTCCCGCCGACTGCACGACGCAGGTCGCCGTCGAGCTCGACCACGCCGGGTTCTGGGACGTGGTCGTCGACGCGCTCCAGCGCATCGGCTGA
- a CDS encoding adenosine deaminase has product MTIAPEDSTLPGGGSFRDLPKVSLHDHLDGGLRPGTIVEIADEIGLELPAAGAEALGEWFRTSADSGSLVEYLKTFDVTIAAMQTEEHLARVAREFVEDLADDGVVYGEIRWAPEQHLTRGLSLDQAVEAVQSGIEEAVRGVEEAGGSIRVGQLVSAMRHLDRGTEIAELAVRHRDRGVVGFDIAGPEAGFPPSRMQGAFDLLAREWMPRTVHAGEADGLESIRGALLDGRALRLGHGVRIAEDIEVDSEEGEDVFVTLGTLAQWIKDRGIPLELSPSSNLQTGAIAAWGDAMVDHPFDLLYQLGFAVTVNTDNRLMSGTSISRELALLTDAFAYDLDDHEVFQLNAAAAAFLPLEEREALADIISDGFARL; this is encoded by the coding sequence ATGACGATCGCTCCCGAGGACTCCACGCTGCCCGGCGGAGGGTCGTTCCGCGACCTCCCCAAGGTCTCCCTGCACGACCACCTCGACGGCGGCCTCCGCCCCGGGACGATCGTCGAGATCGCCGACGAGATCGGCCTCGAGCTGCCCGCCGCGGGTGCCGAGGCGCTCGGCGAGTGGTTCCGCACCAGCGCCGACTCGGGATCGCTCGTGGAGTACCTGAAGACCTTCGACGTCACCATCGCCGCCATGCAGACGGAGGAGCACCTCGCGCGCGTCGCCCGCGAGTTCGTCGAGGACCTGGCGGACGACGGCGTCGTCTACGGCGAGATCCGCTGGGCGCCGGAGCAGCACCTCACCCGCGGGCTGTCGCTCGACCAGGCGGTCGAGGCCGTGCAGTCCGGCATCGAGGAGGCCGTGCGCGGCGTCGAGGAGGCGGGCGGATCCATCCGCGTCGGCCAGCTCGTCAGCGCCATGCGCCACCTCGACCGCGGCACCGAGATCGCGGAGCTCGCCGTCCGCCACCGCGACCGCGGCGTCGTGGGCTTCGACATCGCCGGGCCCGAGGCGGGCTTCCCGCCGTCCCGCATGCAGGGGGCGTTCGACCTGCTGGCGCGCGAGTGGATGCCCCGCACCGTGCACGCGGGCGAGGCCGACGGCCTCGAGTCCATCCGCGGCGCGCTCCTCGACGGCCGGGCCCTGCGCCTCGGCCACGGCGTGCGCATCGCCGAGGACATCGAGGTCGACAGCGAGGAGGGCGAGGACGTCTTCGTCACCCTCGGCACGCTCGCGCAGTGGATCAAGGACCGCGGCATCCCGCTCGAGCTCAGCCCGTCGTCGAACCTGCAGACCGGCGCCATCGCAGCGTGGGGCGACGCGATGGTCGACCACCCCTTCGACCTGCTCTACCAGCTCGGCTTCGCCGTCACGGTCAACACGGACAACCGCCTGATGAGCGGCACCAGCATCAGCCGCGAGCTGGCGCTCCTCACGGACGCGTTCGCCTACGACCTCGACGACCACGAGGTCTTCCAGCTCAACGCGGCCGCGGCGGCCTTCCTGCCGCTGGAGGAGCGCGAGGCGCTCGCCGACATCATCTCCGACGGGTTCGCGCGCCTGTAG
- a CDS encoding PTS sugar transporter subunit IIA, with the protein MLPPLPDDAVTLGADAADWRAAVRLVGDALVRSGAATAEYGEAMIRVVEEFGAYVVIAPGLALAHARPGPETLADGLAVVTLTEPVAFGHAHNDPVDVIVGLAVTTVDRHVSSVADMANIFNDATAIPRLRAATTVDEVRRIMAGEESA; encoded by the coding sequence GTGCTCCCACCGCTCCCGGACGACGCCGTCACCCTCGGCGCCGACGCCGCCGACTGGCGCGCCGCCGTGCGCCTGGTCGGCGACGCGCTCGTGCGATCGGGGGCGGCCACCGCGGAGTACGGGGAGGCCATGATCCGCGTGGTCGAGGAGTTCGGCGCCTACGTCGTCATCGCCCCGGGGCTCGCGCTCGCGCACGCACGGCCCGGTCCGGAGACGCTCGCGGACGGCCTGGCGGTCGTCACGCTCACCGAGCCGGTGGCGTTCGGGCACGCGCACAACGACCCCGTCGACGTCATCGTCGGCCTCGCGGTCACGACGGTCGACCGGCACGTGTCTTCGGTCGCCGACATGGCCAACATCTTCAACGACGCCACCGCCATCCCGCGGCTGCGCGCCGCCACCACCGTCGACGAGGTCCGGCGCATCATGGCCGGCGAGGAGAGCGCATGA
- a CDS encoding PTS sugar transporter subunit IIB, whose product MKVVAICGVGIGTSGILKVNAERALARLGIEADVTAADLASVASLGEDAQVILTSPELVDRIGQTYADVVVIENYFDLEEISAKLDAALG is encoded by the coding sequence ATGAAGGTCGTCGCGATCTGCGGCGTGGGGATCGGCACGTCCGGCATCCTCAAGGTCAACGCGGAGCGGGCGCTCGCACGCCTCGGCATCGAGGCGGACGTGACCGCGGCCGACCTCGCGAGCGTCGCCTCCCTCGGCGAGGACGCGCAGGTGATCCTCACGTCCCCGGAGCTCGTGGACCGCATCGGGCAGACGTACGCCGACGTGGTGGTGATCGAGAACTACTTCGACCTCGAGGAGATCTCCGCCAAGCTCGACGCCGCGCTGGGCTGA
- a CDS encoding MerR family transcriptional regulator, which produces MRITELAETTGVPPATVKYYVREGLLPAGTRVRDNRTDYDDEHARRIRLIRALIDVGRLPVARAREVLAVLDDDDRRVQDVFAVAQDALTPGPPATEPPASDALARIDAVTEEAGWCVLDGHAGRAQAARAVDAFARSGHPVEDAYLARYAEAAGVQAQADLAGVSARPDRTAMAELMVVGTVLGDELAAGLRRIAQATIAMPTEAAS; this is translated from the coding sequence ATGCGCATCACCGAGCTGGCCGAGACCACGGGCGTCCCGCCGGCCACCGTCAAGTACTACGTCCGCGAGGGCCTGCTGCCCGCGGGCACCCGTGTCCGCGACAACCGCACCGACTACGACGACGAGCACGCGCGGCGGATCCGGCTGATCCGCGCGCTCATCGACGTCGGGCGGCTGCCCGTCGCCCGGGCCCGCGAGGTCCTGGCCGTGCTCGACGACGACGACCGCCGCGTGCAGGACGTCTTCGCGGTCGCGCAGGACGCCCTCACGCCCGGCCCGCCGGCGACGGAGCCGCCCGCGTCCGACGCGCTCGCCCGGATCGACGCGGTCACCGAGGAGGCCGGCTGGTGTGTCCTGGACGGGCACGCCGGCCGTGCGCAGGCAGCGCGGGCGGTCGACGCCTTCGCCCGCTCCGGGCACCCGGTCGAGGACGCCTACCTCGCGCGCTATGCCGAGGCCGCGGGCGTGCAGGCCCAGGCCGACCTCGCCGGGGTGAGCGCCCGGCCCGACCGCACGGCGATGGCCGAGCTCATGGTCGTCGGCACCGTGCTCGGCGACGAGCTGGCCGCCGGGCTCCGGCGGATCGCGCAGGCCACCATCGCGATGCCGACGGAGGCCGCGTCGTGA
- a CDS encoding phospho-sugar mutase — MSREETAALVAAARAWQAQDPDPVTRAEVDELLALVDGTAAGASAADREQAAAGIRDRFQTRLQFGTAGLRGELGAGPNRMNRVLVSQAAAGFADYLRSRSPRPSIVIGYDGRHNSRVFAEDTARIMAGAGVRTVLLPRALPTPVLAYAVKHLAVSAGVMVTASHNPARDNGYKVYLGDEDHGAQIVSPADRDIAAFIHKAAGERTVQQLPVADDYEIAPETLIDSYVEETADLFAAPLAPLKWVYTPLHGVGWETAARVFDAVGVDAPVVVAAQADPDPDFPTVDFPNPEEPGALDLAFEAAVRSDAELIIANDPDADRLAVAIADEHGAWRRLSGNEVGMLLGLGIAERYAADGNTGTFASSLVSSPALEVVARELGFGYRETLTGFKWISRVPDLVYGYEEALGYLVAPWITSDKDGISAAVAVLHGVMLLKSRGQTIDDYDREFAERFGSFASDQISVRVTDLAVIPRIMAKLRQSPPTSIGSRRVERMDDLAEGTADLPPSDVLRFHLGDGARLIVRPSGTEPKIKVYLDAQSTEGTVAERRDAARAVVADLAQAVPLLLEV; from the coding sequence GTGAGCCGCGAGGAGACCGCGGCGCTGGTCGCGGCCGCGCGCGCCTGGCAGGCGCAGGACCCGGATCCCGTCACCCGCGCCGAGGTCGACGAGCTGCTCGCCCTCGTCGACGGCACCGCTGCCGGGGCCTCCGCGGCCGACCGGGAGCAGGCGGCAGCAGGGATCCGCGACCGCTTCCAGACGCGCCTCCAGTTCGGCACCGCCGGGCTCCGCGGCGAGCTGGGCGCGGGCCCGAACCGGATGAACCGCGTGCTCGTGTCGCAGGCCGCCGCCGGCTTCGCCGACTACCTCCGCAGCCGCAGCCCGCGGCCCAGCATCGTCATCGGCTACGACGGGCGCCACAACTCGCGGGTCTTCGCCGAGGACACCGCGCGGATCATGGCCGGTGCAGGCGTCCGCACGGTGCTGCTCCCCCGGGCCCTGCCCACGCCCGTCCTCGCCTACGCGGTGAAGCACCTCGCCGTGAGCGCGGGCGTCATGGTCACGGCGTCGCACAACCCGGCGCGCGACAACGGCTACAAGGTCTACCTCGGCGACGAGGACCACGGCGCGCAGATCGTCAGCCCGGCCGACCGCGACATCGCGGCCTTCATCCACAAGGCCGCGGGCGAGCGCACCGTGCAGCAGCTGCCGGTGGCGGACGACTACGAGATCGCGCCCGAGACGTTGATCGACTCCTACGTCGAGGAGACCGCCGACCTGTTCGCCGCCCCGCTCGCCCCCCTGAAGTGGGTCTACACGCCGCTGCACGGAGTCGGATGGGAGACCGCGGCGCGCGTATTCGACGCGGTCGGCGTCGACGCGCCCGTCGTCGTCGCCGCGCAGGCGGATCCCGATCCCGACTTCCCCACGGTCGACTTCCCGAACCCCGAGGAGCCGGGCGCGCTCGACCTCGCGTTCGAGGCGGCCGTGCGGTCCGACGCCGAGCTCATCATCGCCAACGACCCCGACGCCGACCGGCTCGCGGTCGCCATCGCGGATGAGCACGGCGCCTGGCGCCGCCTCTCCGGCAACGAGGTCGGCATGCTGCTCGGCCTCGGCATCGCCGAGCGCTACGCGGCGGACGGCAACACGGGCACGTTCGCCTCGTCCCTCGTCTCCTCCCCCGCGCTCGAGGTCGTCGCCCGGGAGCTGGGCTTCGGCTACCGCGAGACGCTCACGGGCTTCAAGTGGATCAGCCGCGTGCCGGATCTCGTCTACGGCTACGAGGAGGCGCTCGGCTACCTGGTCGCGCCCTGGATCACGAGCGACAAGGACGGCATCTCCGCCGCCGTCGCCGTGCTCCACGGCGTGATGCTGCTCAAGTCGCGCGGGCAGACCATCGACGACTACGACCGCGAGTTCGCCGAGCGGTTCGGCTCCTTCGCGAGCGACCAGATCTCCGTGCGCGTCACCGACCTCGCCGTCATCCCGCGCATCATGGCGAAGCTCCGGCAGTCGCCGCCGACCTCGATCGGATCCCGTCGCGTCGAGCGCATGGACGACCTCGCCGAGGGCACGGCCGACCTGCCGCCGAGCGACGTGCTCCGCTTCCACCTGGGCGACGGCGCGCGGCTCATCGTGCGTCCGAGCGGCACGGAGCCGAAGATCAAGGTCTACCTCGACGCGCAGAGCACCGAGGGCACCGTGGCCGAGCGCCGAGACGCCGCGCGCGCCGTCGTGGCCGACCTGGCGCAGGCCGTGCCGCTCCTCCTCGAGGTCTGA
- a CDS encoding purine-nucleoside phosphorylase, producing the protein MTYSNPLESPDADPQEIARQAAGQIAELTGVERHDIALTLGSGWGKAADLIGETTATIPATEVVGFSKPALEGHVGSLRSVLLPSGRRALVIGARTHYYEGHGVRRVVHSVRTAAATGARTMILTNGAGGIKEHWTPGTPVLISDHINLTADSPLEGATFIDLTDLYSARLRAIAHEVEPDLDEGVYCQFRGPHYETPAEVQMAKAIGGHIVGMSTALEAIAAREAGMEVLGMSLITNLAAGIQKTPLSHEEVIEAGRAAEGRIGGMLARIVGAL; encoded by the coding sequence ATGACGTACAGCAACCCCCTCGAGTCGCCCGACGCCGACCCCCAGGAGATCGCGCGGCAGGCGGCCGGGCAGATCGCCGAGCTCACGGGCGTCGAGCGCCACGACATCGCCCTCACGCTCGGCAGCGGATGGGGGAAGGCGGCGGACCTCATCGGCGAGACCACCGCGACGATCCCCGCGACGGAGGTCGTCGGCTTCTCGAAGCCCGCGCTCGAGGGCCACGTCGGCTCGCTCCGCAGCGTCCTGCTGCCGTCCGGCCGCCGTGCCCTCGTGATCGGCGCGCGCACCCACTACTACGAGGGCCACGGCGTCCGCCGGGTCGTGCACAGCGTGCGCACCGCGGCCGCGACCGGCGCGAGGACCATGATCCTCACCAACGGCGCGGGCGGCATCAAGGAGCACTGGACCCCGGGCACGCCCGTCCTCATCAGCGACCACATCAACCTCACCGCCGACTCGCCGCTCGAGGGCGCGACCTTCATCGACCTCACAGACCTCTACTCGGCCAGGCTCCGGGCGATCGCCCACGAGGTCGAGCCCGACCTCGACGAGGGCGTCTACTGCCAGTTCCGCGGCCCGCACTACGAGACGCCGGCAGAGGTGCAGATGGCGAAGGCGATCGGCGGCCACATCGTCGGCATGTCCACCGCCCTCGAGGCCATCGCCGCGCGCGAGGCCGGCATGGAGGTGCTCGGCATGTCGCTCATCACGAACCTCGCGGCCGGGATCCAGAAGACCCCGCTCAGCCACGAGGAGGTCATCGAGGCCGGCCGCGCCGCCGAGGGCCGCATCGGCGGCATGCTGGCGCGCATCGTGGGCGCCCTGTGA